The following proteins are co-located in the Apium graveolens cultivar Ventura chromosome 5, ASM990537v1, whole genome shotgun sequence genome:
- the LOC141725057 gene encoding uncharacterized protein LOC141725057: MASSISFSPHSLTLLQLSHKKSQIKFLPTNQLPNFLIHNSNKNIKLNSRTPFKVEIFNHLGHFQSSCISTKSSSNGSFDLVQEDELILPSNKSGPVKTILLVLLWASVFVGFYAVSGDANAAAAADSIRASSFGQRFAQAFRSFGWPDEAVVFALATLPVIELRGAIPVGYWLQLKPVVLTVLSILGNMVPVPFIVLHLKSIATFLAGRNQPASQFLDMLFKRAKEKAGPVEEFQWLGLMLFVAVPFPGTGAWTGAIIASVLDMPFGSAVSANFFGVVLAGLLVNLLVNLGLKYAVITGFALFIISTFMWSILRKLKRSLSSSN; this comes from the exons ATGGCTTCTTCTATTTCATTTTCACCACACTCACTAACCCTCCTGCAACTTTCTCATAAAAAGTCTCAAATTAAATTCTTACCCACCAATCAATTACCCAATTTCTTGATTCACAATAGTaacaaaaatatcaaattaaattCAAGAACCCCTTTTAAAGTTGAGATTTTTAATCATCTGGGTCACTTTCAAAGCTCTTGTATTTCAACTAAATCATCTTCAAATGGGTCTTTTGATTTAGTCCAAGAAGATGAGTTGATTTTACCATCAAATAAAAGTGGCCCAGTTAAAActattttgttggttttgttATGGGCTTCTGTTTTTGTAGGTTTTTATGCTGTTTCCGGAGATGCCaatgctgctgctgctgctgatTCAATCAGAGCTTCTAGTTTTGGTCAAAGATTTGCTCAGGCTTTCAGGAGCTTTGGTTGGCCTGATGAAGCTGTTGTTTTTGCTCTGGCTACACTTCCGGTTATCGAGCTTCGTGGGGCTATTCCTGTGGGTTATTGGTTGCAGCTTAAGCCTGTTGTTCTCACTGTTTTATCCATATTGGG GAATATGGTTCCGGTGCCCTTTATTGTACTACACTTGAAAAGTATCGCAACTTTCCTTGCTGGGCGGAACCAGCCTGCATCTCAATTCCTTGACATGCTATTCAAGAGAGCAAAGGAGAAGGCAGGTCCTGTGGAAGAGTTTCAGTGGCTTGGGTTGATGTTGTTTGTGGCTGTCCCTTTCCCTGGTACAGGCGCTTGGACAGGAGCCATAATTGCTTCTGTTCTTGATATGCCATTCGGGTCTGCTGTCTCGGCAAACTTTTTTGGTGTTGTCCTGGCTGGCCTTCTGGTGAACTTACTGGTAAATCTTGGCCTCAAGTATGCTGTTATCACTGGTTTTGCGCTCTTTATTATATCAACATTCATGTGGAGTATCCTTCGAAAGCTCAAAAGGTCTTTGAGTTCATCAAACTGA